Proteins encoded in a region of the Pelmatolapia mariae isolate MD_Pm_ZW linkage group LG6, Pm_UMD_F_2, whole genome shotgun sequence genome:
- the sh3gl2a gene encoding SH3 domain containing GRB2 like 2a, endophilin A1 isoform X2 has protein sequence MSVAGLKKQFHKATQRVSEKVGGAEGTKLDDDFTEMEKRVDTTARAVMDIITKTTEYLQPNPATRAKMSMMNSMSRIRGQEKGPGYTQTEVILGEAMQKFGRELGEESNFGLALIDVGEAMRELGEVKDALDMEVKQNFVDPLQNLHDKDLREIQHHLKKLEGRRLDFDYKKKRQGKVTDDEIKQALEKFDDSKEVAEQSMFHLLESDIEQVSQLAALVHAQVEYHSRAAEILTQLTSKIDERIKDTSTKPRKEFVPKPRTSMDFSINLSQNGGVHSARSPAPMDQPCCRALYDFDPENEGELGFKEGDIITLTNKIDDNWYEGMLQGNSGFFPINYVDILVPLPH, from the exons agaGTGAGCGAGAAGGTCGGAGGAGCAGAAGGAACAAAGCTTGATGATGACTTCACTGAAATGGAAAAG AGGGTGGACACCACAGCTCGAGCGGTGATGGACATCATCACAAAGACCACTGAGTATCTGCAGCCAAACCCAG CCACAAGAGCAAAGATGAGCATGATGAACTCCATGTCACGCATCCGAGGCCAAGAGAAGGGGCCGGGCTATACCCAGACTGAGGTCATCCTGGGGGAGGCCATGCAGAAGTTTGGCAGGGAGCTCGGAGAGGAGTCAAACTTTG GTCTTGCGCTGATTGATGTTGGAGAAGCCATGCGTGAGCTTGGAGAGGTTAAGGATGCTCTGGACATGGAGGTGAAGCAGAACTTTGTTGATCCTCTGCAGAACCTTCACGACAAAGATCTCAGGGAGATCCAG CACCACCTGAAGAAACTGGAAGGTCGACGTCTGGACTTTGATTATAAGAAGAAACGTCAGGGCAAAGTGACGGATGATGAAATCAAACAAGCGCTTGAGAAATTCGATGACTCCAAGGAGGTTGCTGAGCAGAGCATGTTCCACCTGTTGGAGAGTGAT ATTGAACAGGTGAGCCAGCTGGCCGCATTGGTTCACGCTCAGGTGGAGTATCACAGCCGAGCTGCCGAGATCCTCACACAGCTGACCAGTAAGATCGATGAACG GATAAAGGATACTTCCACCAAACCAAGGAAAGAGTTTGTCCCAAAACCGCGCACATCTATGGACTTCTCCATCAATTTGAGCCAAAATGGAGGTGTCCACAGTGCTCGCTCTCCAG CCCCCATGGACCAGCCTTGCTGTCGTGCGCTGTACGATTTTGACCCTGAGAACGAAGGTGAGCTAGGCTTCAAGGAGGGCGATATCATCACCCTTACCAATAAGATCGATGACAACTGGTACGAGGGGATGCTGCAGGGCAACTCGGGCTTCTTTCCCATCAACTACGTGGATATCCTGGTGCCGCTGCCCCACTAG
- the sh3gl2a gene encoding SH3 domain containing GRB2 like 2a, endophilin A1 isoform X1: MSVAGLKKQFHKATQRVSEKVGGAEGTKLDDDFTEMEKRVDTTARAVMDIITKTTEYLQPNPATRAKMSMMNSMSRIRGQEKGPGYTQTEVILGEAMQKFGRELGEESNFGLALIDVGEAMRELGEVKDALDMEVKQNFVDPLQNLHDKDLREIQHHLKKLEGRRLDFDYKKKRQGKVTDDEIKQALEKFDDSKEVAEQSMFHLLESDIEQVSQLAALVHAQVEYHSRAAEILTQLTSKIDERIKDTSTKPRKEFVPKPRTSMDFSINLSQNGGVHSARSPARSPAPMDQPCCRALYDFDPENEGELGFKEGDIITLTNKIDDNWYEGMLQGNSGFFPINYVDILVPLPH; the protein is encoded by the exons agaGTGAGCGAGAAGGTCGGAGGAGCAGAAGGAACAAAGCTTGATGATGACTTCACTGAAATGGAAAAG AGGGTGGACACCACAGCTCGAGCGGTGATGGACATCATCACAAAGACCACTGAGTATCTGCAGCCAAACCCAG CCACAAGAGCAAAGATGAGCATGATGAACTCCATGTCACGCATCCGAGGCCAAGAGAAGGGGCCGGGCTATACCCAGACTGAGGTCATCCTGGGGGAGGCCATGCAGAAGTTTGGCAGGGAGCTCGGAGAGGAGTCAAACTTTG GTCTTGCGCTGATTGATGTTGGAGAAGCCATGCGTGAGCTTGGAGAGGTTAAGGATGCTCTGGACATGGAGGTGAAGCAGAACTTTGTTGATCCTCTGCAGAACCTTCACGACAAAGATCTCAGGGAGATCCAG CACCACCTGAAGAAACTGGAAGGTCGACGTCTGGACTTTGATTATAAGAAGAAACGTCAGGGCAAAGTGACGGATGATGAAATCAAACAAGCGCTTGAGAAATTCGATGACTCCAAGGAGGTTGCTGAGCAGAGCATGTTCCACCTGTTGGAGAGTGAT ATTGAACAGGTGAGCCAGCTGGCCGCATTGGTTCACGCTCAGGTGGAGTATCACAGCCGAGCTGCCGAGATCCTCACACAGCTGACCAGTAAGATCGATGAACG GATAAAGGATACTTCCACCAAACCAAGGAAAGAGTTTGTCCCAAAACCGCGCACATCTATGGACTTCTCCATCAATTTGAGCCAAAATGGAGGTGTCCACAGTGCTCGCTCTCCAG CCAGGTCTCCAG CCCCCATGGACCAGCCTTGCTGTCGTGCGCTGTACGATTTTGACCCTGAGAACGAAGGTGAGCTAGGCTTCAAGGAGGGCGATATCATCACCCTTACCAATAAGATCGATGACAACTGGTACGAGGGGATGCTGCAGGGCAACTCGGGCTTCTTTCCCATCAACTACGTGGATATCCTGGTGCCGCTGCCCCACTAG
- the sh3gl2a gene encoding SH3 domain containing GRB2 like 2a, endophilin A1 isoform X3 — protein sequence MSVAGLKKQFHKATQRVSEKVGGAEGTKLDDDFTEMEKRVDTTARAVMDIITKTTEYLQPNPATRAKMSMMNSMSRIRGQEKGPGYTQTEVILGEAMQKFGRELGEESNFGLALIDVGEAMRELGEVKDALDMEVKQNFVDPLQNLHDKDLREIQHHLKKLEGRRLDFDYKKKRQGKVTDDEIKQALEKFDDSKEVAEQSMFHLLESDIEQVSQLAALVHAQVEYHSRAAEILTQLTSKIDERIKDTSTKPRKEFVPKPRTSMDFSINLSQNGGVHSARSPGSRSPARSPGEQE from the exons agaGTGAGCGAGAAGGTCGGAGGAGCAGAAGGAACAAAGCTTGATGATGACTTCACTGAAATGGAAAAG AGGGTGGACACCACAGCTCGAGCGGTGATGGACATCATCACAAAGACCACTGAGTATCTGCAGCCAAACCCAG CCACAAGAGCAAAGATGAGCATGATGAACTCCATGTCACGCATCCGAGGCCAAGAGAAGGGGCCGGGCTATACCCAGACTGAGGTCATCCTGGGGGAGGCCATGCAGAAGTTTGGCAGGGAGCTCGGAGAGGAGTCAAACTTTG GTCTTGCGCTGATTGATGTTGGAGAAGCCATGCGTGAGCTTGGAGAGGTTAAGGATGCTCTGGACATGGAGGTGAAGCAGAACTTTGTTGATCCTCTGCAGAACCTTCACGACAAAGATCTCAGGGAGATCCAG CACCACCTGAAGAAACTGGAAGGTCGACGTCTGGACTTTGATTATAAGAAGAAACGTCAGGGCAAAGTGACGGATGATGAAATCAAACAAGCGCTTGAGAAATTCGATGACTCCAAGGAGGTTGCTGAGCAGAGCATGTTCCACCTGTTGGAGAGTGAT ATTGAACAGGTGAGCCAGCTGGCCGCATTGGTTCACGCTCAGGTGGAGTATCACAGCCGAGCTGCCGAGATCCTCACACAGCTGACCAGTAAGATCGATGAACG GATAAAGGATACTTCCACCAAACCAAGGAAAGAGTTTGTCCCAAAACCGCGCACATCTATGGACTTCTCCATCAATTTGAGCCAAAATGGAGGTGTCCACAGTGCTCGCTCTCCAG GTTCGAGGTCTCCAG CAAGATCTCCAGGTGAGCAAGAGTGA